From Camelus dromedarius isolate mCamDro1 chromosome 12, mCamDro1.pat, whole genome shotgun sequence, the proteins below share one genomic window:
- the C12H11orf24 gene encoding uncharacterized protein C11orf24 homolog: MWTALVLLWISSWPLSESQVAPPQPRHSVPNETRNNSVKTSSKEMITRVFDKTTERMTLVTSSPTLTRGTWVGDPTSAVVTAGRTHRTDTATSAAMRKTPDGASSRPPTPPALASQTPTSSDAHSTPHTWAPGGSMLPSTSPTSTTPTPTTGAQTTASTLASASTPLSTESPGHTPGRSTASPAPPSPQALNVSTQGPTVQMPTAQTGADPGVRPAPTLPNATPEPTSPSLASGSTTAGATTKAPKPAASTAPAPASHTSLAPEVEATTPTTQPSPAGTTPGPREPGTTQTPEQVEPETTPGTASLGPTPGSSGDSKVSATDVGPLSTQGRYLVVSTEPLAQSLVNKSFLLAVLLLGVTLFITVLVLFALQAYESYRKKDYTQVDYLINGMYADSEM; encoded by the exons ATGTGGACAGCCCTCGTGCTCCTTTGGATTTCCTCCTGGCCCTTATCTGAAAGTCAGGTGGCGCCCCCGCAGCCCC GGCACTCAGTCCCCAACGAGACCCGGAATAATTCAGTGAAAACTTCATCCAAGGAAATGATTACAAGAGTCTTTGATAAAACGACTGAAAGAATGACTTTGGTGACATCGTCTCCCACATTGACCAGAGGGACTTGGGTAGGTGACCCCACCTCTGCCGTGGTCACAGCAGGGAGAACACACAGGACAGACACGGCCACTTCAGCAGCAATGAGAAAGACCCCGGACGGAGCCTCCTCCAGGCCACCCACGCCACCCGCTCTGGCGTCGCAGACCCCAACCTCCAGTGACGCCCACAGCACACCCCACACTTGGGCACCCGGCGGCAGCATGTTGCCAAGCACATCGCCAACTTCCACAACGCCCACACCGACCACGGGTGCTCAAACCACTGCTTCGACCTTGGCAAGTGCAAGCACCCCTCTGAGCACGGAGAGTCCTGGGCACACACCCGGCCGCTCCACAGCCAGCCCTGCACCCCCGAGTCCCCAAGCACTTAATGTGTCCACACAAGGGCCCACTGTCCAGATGCCCACGGCCCAGACTGGGGCTGACCCAGGAGTTAGGCCTGCACCCACCCTCCCAAATGCAACCCCAGAGCCCACCTCCCCTTCCTTGGCTTCTGGGTCCACGACAGCGGGGGCCACCACCAAGGCGCCCAAGCCAGCTGCCAGCACAGCGCCAGCACCTGCATCTCACACCAGCCTGGCCCCCGAGGTAGAGGCCACGACCCCCACGACACAGCCAAGCCCTGCTGGAACCACGCCGGGGCCCAGGGAGCCAGGCACGACTCAGACCCCGGAGCAGGTCGAGCCAGAAACCACACCTGGTACTGCTTCCCTGGGGCCGACCCCCGGGAGCTCAGGGGACTCCAAGGTGTCAGCCACCGATGTGGGCCCGCTCAGCACACAAGGCCGGTACCTGGTGGTCTCCACCGAGCCCCTGGCCCAGTCCTTGGTGAACAAAAGTTTTCTCCTGGCGGTGCTCTTGCTCGGGGTCACACTCTTCATCACGGTCCTGGTTCTCTTTGCCCTGCAAGCCTACGAGAGCTACAGGAAGAAGGACTACACGCAGGTGGACTATCTCATCAATGGCATGTACGCCGACTCGGAGATGTGA